One Pseudonocardia abyssalis DNA segment encodes these proteins:
- a CDS encoding MinD/ParA family ATP-binding protein — protein MTTLCVALAACWPDPAGAVVVEADPAGGDVAMRFGLAQSPGLLSLAAAARGGVAGGRGEDAQLLWRHAQALPGNVLVVASPPDAARARGALAVLAAPDPAGGLGPLLAAAAHPGAVVVADCGRADPGSPVMPLLRSADVMVLLTGAHADELAHLARRIPEIGAWSRHPVLLLADRDKDRGHSIAAVARELGVAPLARVPFDPRGAAVLSGRRSVLRWHHSGPGRSLLGRSAREIADLLAPGAPAPTTVGRPERARRRAAARRQNDSNVAGRAS, from the coding sequence GCTGGCGGCGTGCTGGCCCGACCCGGCCGGAGCGGTCGTCGTCGAGGCCGACCCCGCGGGGGGAGATGTCGCGATGCGCTTCGGCCTGGCGCAGTCGCCAGGGCTGCTCAGCCTCGCCGCCGCCGCTCGTGGCGGGGTAGCCGGAGGGCGCGGCGAGGACGCGCAGCTGCTCTGGCGGCACGCCCAGGCCCTGCCCGGGAACGTGCTGGTGGTCGCGTCCCCGCCGGACGCCGCTCGCGCCCGTGGCGCGCTCGCCGTACTCGCGGCCCCCGACCCGGCCGGCGGGCTGGGTCCGCTGCTCGCCGCCGCCGCGCACCCGGGCGCGGTGGTGGTGGCCGACTGCGGCCGGGCCGACCCGGGATCGCCGGTGATGCCGCTGCTGCGGTCGGCGGACGTGATGGTCCTGCTGACCGGCGCGCATGCCGACGAGCTGGCGCATCTCGCCCGTCGAATCCCGGAGATCGGGGCGTGGTCGCGGCATCCGGTCCTGCTCCTCGCGGACCGGGACAAGGACCGGGGCCACTCGATCGCCGCAGTGGCCCGCGAGCTGGGCGTCGCGCCGCTGGCCCGGGTCCCGTTCGACCCGCGGGGCGCAGCGGTGCTGTCCGGGCGACGCAGCGTGCTGCGCTGGCACCACAGCGGGCCCGGCCGGTCCCTGCTGGGCCGGTCCGCGCGGGAGATCGCGGACCTTCTGGCGCCCGGCGCCCCCGCTCCGACGACCGTCGGGCGGCCGGAGCGAGCCAGGCGGCGTGCGGCCGCGCGCCGCCAGAACGACTCGAACGTGGCTGGGAGGGCGTCATGA